The following nucleotide sequence is from Trifolium pratense cultivar HEN17-A07 linkage group LG2, ARS_RC_1.1, whole genome shotgun sequence.
gtcgGAGGTTTTTGGAGGGGAAGGGAAGTTaggaaatattttaaattttttgtgtttggttcaatttttagaagAGAAAAGGAGGGGAGGGGATGTGAGCAAAATTCCTCCAAAGATCACTTTTTGCTTTCCCAAAGGATTTGGAGAGGATCGAGGGGAGGTAttcaattataattttaattatgttgacCAAATTAtccctaattttattttaaaattcaaaaatatcCCTTTTATTAATTAGAATTTTAAATGTTAAATTGTCTCtcttattattcatattaattagAGGTATTATCTTATATATGTTCACGTAAGTATTGTATATCGATTTTTCATATATGtttcaatcatttttttttcatatatgttcacgttagtatatatatacacttcttatttctatttttgttttacgtcttttatttttatttgtgcattttatattttgatttattttgttttcatattattctctttagttttatatttattttggatttttaaaattgagaaattattgtgaaattttttttgatgTGTGTAGAAGAATTATAGCTCAAATTATGTGTGGTTTATAATTATGATTACGTTAAAATTACgagtatattttaaaattattataatgataaaaatgtaatttaattttaaaatttctttccCTCCCCTCATGAACCAAACATGTTTGTATTAAAATCTCTCACCTCCCTTCCCCTCCCCTCTTCTGAACCAAACAtaaatctttttaaaatttctccTCTTCCTTCCCTCCCTTTGATAGAAGATTAAcagtagttaattaaataattatttaattaactactatTAATCTTCTATCACCCTTCCCCTCCCCTCTATTAAAATCTCTCACCTTCTCTCCCCTCTTTTAAACCAAACTGAATAATCTTCTATCGgtctttatttgtttattttcgtTGTTtccaatctttttctttttatcaagAATAATACCAAAGAAGCTTGATTTACGGTCTGTCATTTGAAGTCAATTTGGTAGATTATTTACTTTTTGAAAGGATCTTAAGAGATATGTTCAAATTTTCTTAGAATTTTGAATTGGATCTAACTTAACATTTTTATAGGTAAGAATTATACCtctattataaatatttattcagATTATTTCTCATCTGCAATATAAAACTCTTAACACTCACTAACGTCTAATATTATTAAACTTGATAAGTAAATATGAATGGTGGGTGTCCAATTGCATAAATTTGGGATTAAATGTGACGgtatcttttttaattaaaaaaataaatcagaaAAACAGAGAGATCGAAATGCTTATTCATATACTTTTATTTCTTCATTTGCCATTAGTTAAGTCCTCAAATAAAACTATAAACATACTTGATTTCATTGTCAAAAACATCACAATTGAAGCAGCTTTTCGTTAGGCCACAGTAacaattttatgtattttataaCTCAATTGTCCCTTCAATATATTACTTAGGAGTTATCTATCAAAAAAATAGGAAACATTGGAAACCTATATGATAAACGAGTTCTTGAAACTACTTAAGAGCcatatattttttctctcttaattTAACGGTCTACAACCAAGTACTACACTATAAAATTGACCCTagatttgtaataaaaaaaaaggaccaTAAATTATTCGAGTATGAAGGACCATAAACCTTCATACTCTCTAAAAGATCACCCCCATTTCAACAAGGTATTATATAGACCATGTAatttagttaataaaaaaaaaaaaaaagaacacatGATGAATCAAAATCATCGTACTATTATAAGAAAGGGAAGCTATTATTAATGTTGATGAAGAACAAGCTTAAGGGCATTTTGGTCCTCCTTGTTGAGTCTTCCAATTGTTGTAACAAGGGCATATAGCTTTATTCCCATAATACCCCGGGGGAACACACAAGCATTTGTTACAGCACTTTTGACAAAAGAACATGCATGGCTTGTGGTATTGGGTCCTTTTGCACCTCCTTGAACATTGAGATGGGCATTCTGGTCATATCACACgtaaaaaagagaataaaaaagagGCAATTAAAGTCAAACACTCAAAAAGATGCAAGCTTTGTTTCCAAGAATAAATCTGAGTATTTTAAAAGgcataaagaaaaaaagactaattaatGTGAAAATGGATCCAATGAAACTAGTCACTCCTTCCCATAATatagggaaaaaaaatattttcacacttattaaaaaaagtaaaatatgataattttaaaaatgactttttgtgtttttgttgacaTCAGTTTCATGGAAAGATATAAAAagagtttttattggttattgattatgaggAAAGGAAAAGAGAGAGTAAACTAAGTAATTAAAAgtctattttgaaaataataaaagttatttttttttttcttataatttggaacatgaaaaaataatattttttgcttGGAGTATAGGAGACCATGGTTATTAATgtaaaaatcaacatttttgaatttttttaaagggATTTAGATTCTTTAGTGTAAAGTCAAAAATCAGTCGTTGTATTCATTTAACCGTTGAGAGAATTTCTCAACTATTAAGTCCAACGTTCAATTTTTGCCTTATAGAAATGAGAAAATTCAACTTGAATTTTGGATATTTGGAGTAAGTTTTTTAAATTCTCAAACTAAGtaagttttaacttttaaaataaattaaactatgTTCAAAGTTGGAGAGATCTCCAAGCTGTTTTACTATAAATTGAagaacaacatcaacaaaaatgaGCATGGTTTAGAAATAACTTACGATAACTCTTAAGACTTCCAGGTCCATATTTTCTCTGAGAAACACATAAATATCAAGTATAAGTTAGCAATCAATTCAACattgataaagaaaataaaattcaaatataccatcttaattttttgttctttctcTTTACCCTCGGTCTCCCATAAATGAGAGTGGTCAAGATTGTCTCACAAATCATCCATTTAACACAATCATGCAATTCAAACTATTGCAATTGGTGTACCAAAAAAACTATTGGTGGCTCTCAATCTAGTCTAGTCAGAGGTGTCTTAGCAGTTTTCTATCTTtaactttattgtattttttttctttattttggggGTTCGGTATTTTTTGTACTCCTTTTTGTACTCCTAATAATGTTGAGCATGATAGTgtatgttaagaagtctcacatcgaataTGAAATAGTTTGTACATGGGTTTATAAAGTAATTAAAACAATCATCATatttgtaggattgagttaggCTAAACCCTCGATTCTAATATATAAAAGTCTCGGTTGAACTAATTAATTAACCTTACCATTAATTAACAACTTCTAATGTGTAACCAACAATATGTAAATACTATAACCAACACCAACTAATAAGgctaaattttatatttgaggATTCCCTTATCTCAATGAATCCTCCCTAAGAGAGAAGGAGGAAAAGAAACCACATGTATACCTTGTCATTGTAGTGGTGGCCTCCATGTCCATGAGATGCCATAACCTACAAAATCAagcataaatatatattttaaaacttttcaaaacctaaaaaatacaacaacaaaaaaatgtgGGCCTTATATGTATGTTATGTGTTTCTACCACATGAAAAACTAACCACTATTTGAAGCATGGAAATTGCAATGAGGACCAAGatgaaaacaacaaataatCTAGCCATGGCCAATGTTAATGTTTCAAGAAGAGGGAAATTTGTGTAGCACAAAAATGGACCACAAGAGATTATAGAGTGGAGAGGAGAAGTGATAATGGAGCAATACATAAAGAGAAAGTGGGAGCATTTATAGAATTTTGATAGGGTTGGGAGAACTATACAACATTTATAATCAAGATTTATTATTGGATATGTGGAAACTTGCATAGAGTTTTGTGAAATGCTAAAGCAAGtgttatactccctccgtcccaaaaagaatgactcattttgaatatatgcactattcatatatattgttttgaccatatttttctactaataaataaaaataaatattaacatataagatgttgttagattcgtctcgatgagtattttcaaaatatcaattttttataatttttactattatacaattaaagatattagtcgccaaagttatgcattggcatgcgtgtttcggtcaactaggtcattctttttgggacggagggagtacatgtgCTAGCATTAATATTATCATCATGGATGGACGGTggtgcaacaaaaaaaattcatatggAGTAAGGATATTACATTTtcatgtaaaaattatttacaaatatcatattaaaattgtttgtttctttgcATTATAGTTTGAGTTTTTAGAATTATTAATAAGACTAAATCATCAATTTAGTCTTTAAAGTTAAATGCATGATAATAgatatctttatattttttttaaaaaaaatattatttaaaaatgaaattgttgatcacataaattatttaaatttggtTAATTTAGTTCGTAAAATTTTCATGGATAGACTAGTTTGAGAGGacactttaaatttttaaattatttaaaatattaacaatttcGACAATCATCAAATTATTTGAACACTActggttcaaaaaaaatttatttgaacacTACAATATCAAGACTAAATTAGTAATTCATTACTAGATTAAACTCTTTTGTCCCGTCAAAACAAAGATTATCATGAGGTAAAgattgttaatttatttattttaagaaataatacccatctcattttttaaaaaaaatatttaatattgtaTTACCCTTAAAACAAGTATATTGTAGACTTGAAATTTTCCAACCATTTCACGGTCCCCAATAGAGATTAAAAGTTAGTTAGCTTACTCGTAAATGTGAAGTTACTTATGAATGAATACAAGTGTATGCTCttcttaaaatttaataaaactaCAAGTGGGAAAAAAACAAGGGGCGGGTTCATTTAAGATTATGAATGGTTCTATGAAATGATCTACGGAGTACAAATTTCTCGTCATCAGTCTTGATAAGAACCACACACAAAAATTGCATTATTAATATCTTATTAAGAGATTTGCTTTTCGCGCCCCCTGAAATACCTTAAGCATTCCTGAAATTAT
It contains:
- the LOC123905726 gene encoding gibberellin-regulated protein 4-like codes for the protein MYCSIITSPLHSIISCGPFLCYTNFPLLETLTLAMARLFVVFILVLIAISMLQIVVMASHGHGGHHYNDKRKYGPGSLKSYQCPSQCSRRCKRTQYHKPCMFFCQKCCNKCLCVPPGYYGNKAICPCYNNWKTQQGGPKCP